A window of Citrus sinensis cultivar Valencia sweet orange chromosome 7, DVS_A1.0, whole genome shotgun sequence contains these coding sequences:
- the LOC102617615 gene encoding receptor-like protein 44, with the protein MAGCTPILFFLLTCAGLPLCSSDPNDEACLTHLSQSLKDPYKNLQNWTKSTFSNACNGFTSYLPGATCNNGRIYKLSLTNLSLQGSISPYLSNCTNLQSLDLSSNALTGSIPADLQYLVNLAVLNLSANRLAGEIPPQLTLCAYLNVIDLHDNLLTGQIPQQLGLLVRLSAFDVSNNKLSGPIPASLGNRSGNLPKFNASSFEGNKDLYGYPLPPMKSKGLSVLAIVGIGLGSGFASLVISFTGVCIWLKVTEHKMALDQEGKISQLMPDY; encoded by the coding sequence ATGGCTGGCTGTACGCCGATACTGTTCTTCCTGCTAACGTGCGCCGGTCTCCCTCTCTGCTCATCAGATCCAAACGACGAAGCTTGCTTGACCCATCTAAGCCAATCGCTAAAAGACCCTTATAAGAACCTTCAAAACTGGACCAAATCAACATTCTCAAATGCTTGCAACGGCTTCACTTCATATCTCCCAGGCGCCACTTGCAACAATGGTCGCATCTACAAGCTGTCTCTCACGAACCTCTCTCTTCAAGGCTCAATCTCTCCTTATCTTTCGAATTGCACCAATCTTCAATCTCTTGACCTCTCTTCAAACGCGCTCACAGGGTCAATCCCGGCGGATTTACAGTACTTGGTGAATCTGGCAGTGCTGAATTTGTCAGCAAATCGACTAGCAGGAGAGATCCCACCTCAGCTCACATTGTGTGCATACTTAAACGTGATTGATCTTCATGATAATTTGCTAACGGGTCAGATTCCTCAGCAACTGGGACTTCTAGTTCGTTTGTCAGCATTTGACGTGTCGAATAACAAGTTGTCTGGGCCGATTCCGGCTTCGTTAGGGAACAGAAGTGGGAACTTGCCTAAGTTTAATGCGAGTTCGTTTGAAGGAAATAAGGATCTTTATGGATACCCTTTGCCTCCAATGAAAAGTAAAGGGCTGTCCGTTCTGGCCATTGTTGGCATCGGTTTAGGAAGTGGATTTGCAAGTTTGGTTATCAGTTTTACTGGGGTTTGTATTTGGTTGAAGGTTACTGAACATAAGATGGCTCTTGATC